In Leptodesmis sichuanensis A121, the following are encoded in one genomic region:
- a CDS encoding Uma2 family endonuclease: MITTAHPPHLTPDDYLQLEARSPVKHEYINGQIVAMAGASDAHVTIALNVAALLRSHLRGTGCRVYISDMKVRLDACNCFYYPDVFVTCDPRDQETSTYKRFPCLIVEVLSDSTEAFDRGDKFIHYQTLDSLQEYVLINSRQQRVETFRRNSSGLWVLQSYTADQPALQLTSIDWRGTLTDLYEDVTLETQSPPAPPTS, encoded by the coding sequence ATGATCACCACTGCTCATCCGCCCCACCTCACCCCCGACGACTACCTCCAGCTTGAAGCCCGCAGCCCCGTCAAGCATGAATACATCAACGGGCAAATCGTGGCGATGGCTGGAGCCAGTGATGCCCATGTGACGATCGCCCTTAACGTCGCAGCCTTACTCCGCTCCCACCTGCGGGGAACCGGATGCCGGGTCTACATCTCGGATATGAAAGTCCGCCTCGATGCCTGCAATTGTTTCTACTATCCTGATGTCTTCGTCACCTGCGACCCGCGCGACCAGGAAACTTCGACCTATAAGCGCTTTCCCTGTTTGATTGTGGAAGTGCTGTCTGACTCTACCGAAGCCTTTGACCGGGGCGACAAATTTATCCACTATCAAACCCTTGACAGCTTGCAAGAATACGTTTTGATTAACAGTCGCCAGCAACGAGTCGAAACCTTCCGCCGCAACTCATCGGGTCTGTGGGTTTTACAATCCTACACCGCCGACCAACCCGCCCTGCAACTAACCAGCATCGATTGGAGAGGCACCCTCACCGACCTCTACGAAGATGTTACCCTGGAAACCCAGTCCCCTCCTGCCCCACCAACCTCATGA
- a CDS encoding Uma2 family endonuclease, with protein MTSERLLQLPPLESGDRLTRDEFERRYNAMPQVKKAELIEGVVYVASPLRYRSHGQPHLLVTTWLGTYCATTPGVEAADAPTIRLDADNEPQPDAILRLTQGGRSTISPDDYIEGAPELIVEIAASSASYDLHDKLRVYRRNGVQEYIVWSTYEPQIDWFYLDEGEYRTLAPDADRILRSRQFPGLWLAGDRLLSNDLATVLAVLQQGTATPAHRAFVASLQLTLP; from the coding sequence ATGACCTCAGAACGACTCCTGCAATTACCTCCACTAGAGAGTGGCGATCGCCTCACCCGCGACGAATTTGAGCGACGGTACAATGCCATGCCCCAGGTCAAAAAAGCCGAACTAATCGAAGGAGTTGTTTACGTGGCCTCTCCCCTCCGCTATCGTAGTCACGGTCAACCCCACCTGCTGGTCACCACCTGGCTCGGAACCTATTGTGCGACCACCCCTGGCGTTGAAGCGGCTGATGCTCCAACCATTCGCCTGGATGCAGACAACGAACCCCAACCGGATGCCATCCTGCGACTGACCCAAGGCGGCAGATCTACCATTAGCCCAGACGACTACATCGAAGGGGCACCCGAACTGATTGTGGAAATTGCCGCCAGTAGCGCCTCCTACGACCTGCACGACAAACTGCGAGTCTATCGCCGCAACGGCGTGCAGGAATACATCGTGTGGAGCACCTACGAGCCGCAAATCGATTGGTTCTACCTGGACGAGGGCGAGTACCGCACCTTGGCTCCTGATGCGGATAGGATTCTTCGCAGTCGTCAATTTCCAGGGCTGTGGCTGGCGGGCGATCGCCTCCTGTCCAACGATCTCGCCACTGTCCTCGCGGTGTTGCAGCAAGGCACTGCGACGCCAGCGCACCGGGCGTTTGTCGCATCGCTCCAGCTAACCCTCCCGTGA
- a CDS encoding cysteine desulfurase family protein gives MIYLDYHATTPVDPRVADRVYHFMTQEFGNASSVDHEWGDRAEAAVKQAAKQVADLIGASPREIVWTSGATESINLAIQGSLLDPLAPLGRGGGGEGKHRIGLMPIEHKAVLDTCRALEKRGWAELVYLQVDPKGRLNLNHLEEVCARGLSLLCVMAANNEIGNIYPMQTIGQIAQHYGIPFLCDGAQAVGKIPLQFEDWGMTYLAISAHKFYGPKGVGALVVRRGYSLEPMIFGGGHQRGLRSGTLNVPGIVGLGEACRLRSLEMEEDERAIAIKRDKLQTLLLEKISGLVVNGDTDHRLAGNLHLSIPDIPNSAIIARVRHQLAISTGSACSSGVEAPSHVLPALNLPENTVDGALRIGLGKFTTAEEIEQAATILSIAAYQVRESLAISC, from the coding sequence GTGATTTACCTCGACTATCACGCCACTACACCCGTTGACCCGCGCGTTGCCGATCGCGTCTATCACTTCATGACGCAAGAGTTTGGCAATGCCAGTAGTGTGGATCACGAGTGGGGCGATCGCGCTGAAGCTGCGGTCAAGCAAGCGGCCAAACAGGTTGCAGACCTGATCGGAGCTTCACCGAGGGAAATCGTTTGGACATCCGGTGCGACCGAGAGCATCAATCTCGCAATTCAGGGGAGCCTTCTTGATCCCCTCGCCCCGCTTGGGAGAGGGGGTGGGGGTGAGGGCAAACATCGCATTGGCTTAATGCCGATCGAACACAAAGCTGTCCTTGATACCTGCCGCGCTTTAGAGAAACGAGGTTGGGCTGAGTTGGTTTATCTCCAAGTAGATCCCAAAGGTAGGCTTAACCTGAACCATTTGGAAGAAGTCTGTGCCAGGGGGCTGTCCCTGCTCTGTGTCATGGCAGCCAACAACGAGATTGGCAACATCTACCCGATGCAAACGATTGGGCAGATTGCTCAACACTACGGCATTCCTTTTCTATGTGACGGTGCTCAGGCTGTTGGTAAAATTCCGCTTCAGTTTGAGGACTGGGGCATGACTTATCTGGCCATTTCTGCCCACAAGTTCTACGGGCCTAAAGGGGTGGGAGCCTTGGTGGTGCGTCGGGGCTATTCTTTGGAGCCGATGATATTTGGCGGCGGGCATCAGCGCGGACTGCGATCGGGCACCCTCAATGTGCCAGGAATTGTCGGGTTAGGGGAGGCGTGTCGGTTGCGATCGCTGGAGATGGAAGAAGATGAGCGGGCGATCGCAATAAAACGCGACAAACTGCAAACATTGCTCCTAGAAAAAATTTCTGGATTAGTCGTGAATGGTGACACCGACCATCGATTAGCAGGTAATCTTCATCTATCGATTCCTGATATTCCCAATAGTGCAATTATTGCTCGAGTTCGTCATCAACTTGCAATATCTACTGGCTCAGCCTGTTCATCTGGGGTTGAAGCTCCTTCTCATGTCTTGCCAGCCCTGAATTTACCGGAAAACACCGTAGATGGGGCTTTGCGAATTGGGCTGGGCAAATTCACAACTGCTGAAGAGATCGAACAGGCCGCGACTATTCTTTCCATAGCGGCCTATCAAGTTCGCGAATCTCTTGCTATTTCCTGTTGA
- a CDS encoding M48 family metalloprotease has protein sequence MNQIKTVALLALLTGLLVFLGGAIGGKTGLLIGLILGAVMNLGSWFFSDKIALAAYNAQPVSPAEAPELYRMVDRLAQKAGIPTPAVYIIPTLSANAFATGRDPQHAAVAVTQGILQMMPADELEGVIAHELSHILHRDTLTQAVAATIGGAISYLAQMAYWFGAFAGDDRNRPNPIALLLMTILAPIAATVIQMTISRTREFEADAGAARLTGNPRGLANALQRLEMGARQLPMEGNPAFSPLLIINSMSGQAFANLFSTHPSTEARIERLMRLEQEMGGFSFR, from the coding sequence ATGAATCAAATCAAAACGGTTGCCCTGTTAGCCCTCTTAACGGGTTTGTTGGTGTTCCTTGGAGGAGCGATCGGGGGCAAAACGGGCCTGTTAATCGGGCTGATTTTGGGAGCAGTGATGAATTTAGGCTCCTGGTTTTTCTCAGACAAAATTGCTCTGGCTGCCTATAATGCTCAACCTGTGAGTCCGGCTGAAGCCCCTGAACTCTATCGGATGGTGGACAGACTGGCGCAAAAAGCGGGAATCCCAACCCCTGCTGTTTATATCATCCCCACTCTGTCTGCCAATGCTTTTGCGACGGGAAGAGATCCCCAACATGCGGCTGTAGCTGTAACTCAGGGCATTTTGCAAATGATGCCAGCCGATGAGTTGGAAGGAGTGATTGCCCACGAACTGAGCCACATTCTTCACCGGGATACACTCACTCAGGCGGTAGCGGCCACGATCGGGGGAGCCATTTCTTACCTGGCTCAAATGGCTTACTGGTTTGGAGCATTTGCTGGCGACGATCGCAATCGGCCTAACCCGATCGCCCTGTTGTTGATGACCATTCTGGCTCCGATCGCCGCGACAGTGATCCAGATGACCATTTCTCGTACACGCGAATTTGAGGCCGATGCAGGAGCGGCAAGACTGACTGGCAATCCTCGTGGGTTAGCCAATGCGCTGCAACGGTTGGAAATGGGTGCCCGTCAGTTACCGATGGAAGGCAATCCCGCCTTTTCACCGCTGCTAATTATCAATTCCATGTCTGGACAGGCGTTTGCTAACTTATTCTCAACCCATCCTTCCACAGAAGCCCGAATTGAACGGTTAATGCGTCTGGAACAGGAGATGGGCGGCTTTAGTTTTAGGTAA
- a CDS encoding aspartate kinase has translation MTLVVQKYGGTSVGTVERIQAVAQRVKRTVEAGNAVVVVVSAMGKTTDGLVKLASEISANPSRREMDMLLSTGEQVSIALLSMALQELGQPAISLTGAQVGIVTEAEYSRARILRIETDRLNRHLAQGEVVVVAGFQGISSTDELEITTLGRGGSDTSAVALAAALHADYCEIYTDVPGILTTDPRLVPDAQLMTEITSDEMLELASLGAKVLHPRAVEIARNFGVPLVVRSSWTEDPGTWVISHAPSGRSLEGLELTRAVDAVEFDTDQAKVSLLRVPDRPGVAARLFGEIATQDLNVDLIIQSIHEGNSNDIAFTVAKDSLNRAEAVANAIIPALCGGVPAATDAEVMVEQQIAKVSIAGAGMIGRPGVAAQMFSTLAAAGVNIRMISTSEVKVSCVIAEEDCDRAIAALCLAFDVNTSPVDQEAAPIQNSKSAIQNSPLPPVRGVALDQKQARLAIRHVPDRPGMAARIFQLLADHNVSVDMIIQSQRCRLANGETTRDIAFTVAQMDAESARQVIVAASSDLGCGEVVVDPAIAKVSIVGAGMVNQPGVAARMFAALAQHQINIQMIATSEIKVSCVVSEADGVKALQVIHDAFELSGNQKIQVPA, from the coding sequence GGGTACGTCGGTTGGTACGGTAGAGCGGATTCAGGCTGTGGCTCAGCGAGTTAAACGTACCGTAGAGGCTGGCAATGCTGTAGTCGTGGTGGTATCAGCGATGGGCAAAACCACCGATGGCCTGGTCAAACTGGCCAGTGAAATTTCTGCTAACCCCAGCCGTCGAGAAATGGATATGCTGCTGTCTACTGGGGAGCAGGTGTCGATCGCTCTCCTGAGTATGGCCTTGCAGGAATTGGGGCAACCCGCAATCTCGCTCACAGGCGCTCAGGTAGGAATTGTCACGGAGGCAGAATATAGTCGTGCCCGGATCCTGCGGATTGAAACCGATCGCCTGAATCGCCACCTGGCTCAGGGAGAAGTGGTCGTTGTAGCGGGATTTCAGGGAATTAGCAGCACCGATGAACTGGAAATTACAACCCTGGGGCGGGGGGGATCCGATACTTCAGCCGTAGCTTTAGCTGCCGCCCTGCATGCGGATTACTGTGAGATTTATACCGATGTGCCAGGAATTCTGACTACAGATCCCCGGCTGGTGCCCGATGCCCAACTGATGACGGAAATTACCAGTGATGAAATGCTGGAACTGGCAAGCCTGGGAGCAAAAGTGTTACATCCCCGTGCTGTGGAAATTGCCCGTAATTTTGGGGTGCCACTGGTGGTGCGCTCTAGTTGGACGGAGGATCCGGGAACCTGGGTGATCTCCCACGCGCCAAGTGGACGATCGCTGGAAGGGTTGGAACTGACTCGTGCCGTCGATGCCGTGGAATTTGATACCGATCAGGCGAAAGTTTCGCTGCTGCGTGTCCCCGATCGTCCTGGTGTCGCTGCCCGCTTGTTTGGCGAGATTGCCACTCAGGATTTGAATGTAGACCTGATTATTCAATCCATCCATGAGGGTAATTCCAATGACATTGCCTTCACCGTGGCCAAAGACTCTTTGAACCGGGCGGAAGCGGTTGCCAATGCCATTATTCCCGCTCTATGTGGTGGAGTGCCAGCGGCGACGGATGCAGAAGTGATGGTCGAGCAGCAAATTGCCAAAGTCTCGATCGCGGGTGCAGGCATGATTGGTCGCCCCGGTGTGGCCGCGCAAATGTTTTCCACCCTGGCCGCAGCAGGAGTGAATATCCGCATGATTTCTACCTCAGAGGTGAAAGTCAGTTGCGTGATTGCTGAGGAAGATTGTGATCGGGCGATCGCGGCTCTTTGTCTGGCTTTCGATGTCAACACTTCTCCCGTCGATCAAGAAGCCGCCCCCATCCAAAATTCGAAATCCGCAATCCAAAATTCCCCCCTCCCTCCCGTTCGCGGTGTAGCCCTGGATCAAAAGCAAGCGCGTCTGGCGATTCGTCATGTTCCCGATCGACCGGGGATGGCGGCTCGGATTTTCCAGCTACTGGCCGATCATAATGTCAGTGTAGACATGATCATTCAATCCCAGCGATGCCGCCTAGCCAACGGTGAAACCACTCGTGACATTGCCTTTACTGTCGCCCAAATGGATGCCGAATCTGCGCGTCAGGTGATTGTAGCCGCGTCTTCTGATTTAGGATGCGGTGAGGTGGTGGTGGATCCGGCGATCGCCAAAGTCAGCATTGTGGGAGCAGGGATGGTGAACCAACCCGGAGTGGCAGCGCGGATGTTTGCGGCACTGGCCCAGCATCAGATCAATATTCAAATGATTGCGACCTCTGAGATTAAGGTCAGTTGCGTCGTGTCTGAAGCGGATGGAGTGAAGGCATTACAAGTCATTCACGATGCCTTTGAACTCTCTGGCAATCAAAAAATTCAGGTGCCTGCTTAG